From Pseudobdellovibrio exovorus JSS, a single genomic window includes:
- a CDS encoding TatD family hydrolase — MQEWIDVHCHLDRLEGGAEKALQDALDAGVQRIITIGTEPADFPVVLELAEKFAPRVFCTLGVHPHDGVKYSDDVGAFLRQKATHPRVVGIGEIGLDYYYNQSPKEEQQHAFREQLKIAAEFGLPVEIHTRDAEEDTVQILSEFSGTVKGIIHCFTGTDYLAQNALDLGLDISISGVVTFKNAESLRNTVKNIIPLDRLHVETDAPFLAPVPMRGKSNTSAYVVHTAQVVADLKNVSLQTLSEQTKKNAEKLFFKLVN, encoded by the coding sequence TCGTCTAGAAGGTGGAGCTGAAAAAGCTCTACAAGATGCACTGGATGCGGGTGTTCAGCGTATTATCACTATTGGGACAGAGCCTGCAGACTTTCCCGTGGTGCTTGAGCTAGCTGAAAAATTTGCTCCACGTGTTTTCTGTACGTTGGGAGTGCACCCACATGATGGTGTGAAGTACAGCGATGACGTGGGAGCTTTTTTACGTCAAAAAGCCACACACCCTCGTGTTGTGGGTATTGGTGAGATTGGCCTAGATTATTATTACAACCAATCTCCGAAAGAAGAACAGCAGCATGCGTTTCGTGAGCAGTTAAAAATTGCAGCTGAGTTTGGCTTGCCAGTCGAAATCCACACGCGCGATGCTGAAGAAGACACAGTGCAAATTCTTTCTGAATTTTCGGGTACAGTGAAAGGCATTATTCACTGTTTTACAGGTACAGATTACTTGGCGCAAAATGCTTTGGATTTGGGATTAGATATCTCGATTTCTGGAGTTGTGACTTTTAAAAATGCCGAAAGCTTAAGAAATACAGTGAAAAATATTATTCCATTAGATCGCTTGCATGTAGAGACTGACGCGCCATTTTTAGCTCCGGTCCCTATGCGTGGAAAGTCTAATACGTCGGCATACGTTGTTCACACGGCACAGGTTGTTGCTGATCTGAAAAATGTCAGCTTGCAAACACTGAGTGAACAAACTAAAAAAAATGCCGAGAAATTATTTTTTAAATTAGTGAATTAG
- the gap gene encoding type I glyceraldehyde-3-phosphate dehydrogenase: MSKVKVGINGFGRIGRILFRAGFEKLDIVGINSLDSVEGLAHLLKYDSTQGIFDAEVSHDENHLIVNGKKIPVSKTKDPSQIPWKSWGADIVLECTGALKGKEDYQKHIAAGARKVLISAPAEGVDLTVVYGINHTQYSSEKHTFLSNASCTTNCLAPLVKVLNDSFGIESGTMLTVHSYTNDQRILDSSHKDLRRARSAAVSMIPTTTGAAKAVGLVLPELKGKIDGLSVRVPTPNVSLVDFTFLSKKEATVDAVNNALREAAKTSLKGVLAVEEKELVSVDFNGNPYSSIVDAKTTMVVNGKTVKVLSWYDNECGFSNRMVDMAIYMAAH; encoded by the coding sequence ATGTCTAAAGTTAAAGTAGGGATTAATGGTTTTGGTCGTATCGGTCGTATTTTATTTCGTGCTGGTTTTGAAAAACTAGATATCGTTGGAATCAACTCTTTGGATAGCGTAGAAGGATTAGCACACTTGTTAAAGTATGACTCAACACAAGGTATCTTTGATGCTGAGGTGAGCCACGACGAAAATCACTTAATCGTAAATGGTAAAAAAATTCCAGTTTCTAAAACGAAAGATCCGTCACAAATTCCATGGAAATCTTGGGGAGCAGATATCGTTTTAGAATGTACGGGTGCTCTTAAAGGTAAAGAAGATTACCAAAAGCACATTGCCGCGGGTGCCAGAAAAGTTCTTATCTCGGCTCCAGCAGAAGGTGTCGATCTAACTGTTGTTTATGGTATCAACCACACTCAGTATAGCTCAGAAAAACATACTTTCTTATCAAATGCCTCTTGTACAACTAACTGTTTAGCTCCACTGGTAAAAGTTTTGAATGATTCGTTCGGAATTGAAAGTGGCACGATGCTGACAGTTCACTCGTACACAAATGACCAAAGAATCTTGGATTCATCACATAAAGACTTAAGACGCGCGCGTAGTGCGGCAGTATCTATGATTCCAACGACAACTGGCGCAGCTAAAGCTGTCGGCTTAGTATTACCTGAGCTAAAAGGTAAAATTGATGGTTTGTCTGTGCGTGTTCCAACTCCGAATGTCAGCTTAGTGGATTTCACATTCTTATCTAAAAAAGAAGCGACAGTGGATGCTGTGAATAACGCTTTAAGAGAAGCAGCGAAAACATCTTTAAAAGGTGTATTGGCAGTAGAAGAAAAAGAGCTAGTCAGTGTGGATTTCAATGGCAACCCGTATTCATCTATTGTTGATGCCAAAACAACGATGGTTGTAAATGGTAAAACAGTTAAAGTTTTATCATGGTATGACAATGAGTGTGGTTTCTCGAATCGTATGGTGGATATGGCGATCTACATGGCGGCTCACTAG
- a CDS encoding phosphoglycerate kinase — MSSGLKGIKTVRDFELSGKTVFLRLDLNVPLDGQRITDETRIVASLPTINYCLEKGAKLVMASHLGRPKSAQDRKYSLEPVAKRLTELLNKEVVLMEEPSSEGVKHILYGNMKNEVILLENLRFDVGETENSSELAQQWASYSDIYINDAFGASHRAHASIHALPEIMHKKGIGLLIEKEIKMLDSLMDSPKKPYLAVLGGSKISDKIDVIEKLINIVDGFIIGGAMAYTFLKAQNIPVGKSLVEADKLKYAKEMIARMEARNKTLLLPVDHVVSTEFANVANKKVTTGAAINENYMGLDIGPQTVKNFTAALSHAATVFWNGPMGVFETAGFNEGTFAIAKALAENNGNKIVGGGDSAAAAEASGYASKMTHISTGGGASLEYLQGEKLPGLEILRPRKQSEQVS, encoded by the coding sequence ATGTCATCAGGTTTAAAAGGTATTAAGACAGTTCGTGATTTTGAGTTAAGCGGTAAAACAGTATTTCTGCGTTTAGATCTTAACGTACCATTAGACGGACAAAGAATTACAGACGAGACTCGTATTGTAGCGAGCTTGCCGACGATCAACTACTGCCTAGAAAAAGGTGCGAAGTTGGTTATGGCGTCTCATCTAGGTCGTCCAAAATCAGCTCAAGATAGAAAGTACTCTTTAGAGCCTGTAGCGAAAAGATTAACTGAGCTTTTGAATAAAGAAGTTGTATTGATGGAAGAGCCAAGTTCAGAAGGTGTAAAACATATTCTTTACGGCAATATGAAAAACGAAGTTATTCTTTTAGAGAACTTGCGTTTCGATGTTGGTGAAACAGAGAATAGCTCTGAGCTAGCTCAACAGTGGGCTTCATATTCTGATATCTACATTAATGATGCTTTCGGAGCGAGCCATCGTGCTCATGCGAGCATTCATGCTTTACCAGAGATCATGCACAAAAAAGGAATCGGTCTTCTGATTGAAAAAGAAATTAAGATGTTAGATAGCTTGATGGACAGTCCGAAAAAACCTTACTTGGCTGTTTTAGGTGGATCTAAGATCTCTGATAAAATCGATGTTATCGAAAAATTAATTAATATTGTGGATGGCTTTATCATCGGTGGTGCGATGGCCTATACCTTCTTAAAGGCGCAAAACATTCCTGTTGGAAAATCTTTAGTAGAGGCTGATAAGCTGAAATACGCAAAAGAGATGATCGCGCGTATGGAAGCTCGTAATAAGACATTACTATTACCTGTCGACCATGTGGTTTCGACGGAGTTTGCTAATGTGGCCAATAAAAAAGTCACAACAGGTGCCGCTATTAATGAAAACTACATGGGTCTTGATATTGGTCCACAGACTGTGAAAAATTTCACAGCAGCTTTAAGCCATGCGGCGACAGTTTTCTGGAATGGTCCGATGGGTGTTTTTGAAACTGCAGGATTCAATGAAGGCACATTTGCGATTGCAAAAGCACTTGCAGAAAATAATGGAAATAAAATCGTGGGCGGTGGAGACTCGGCTGCCGCGGCGGAAGCTTCTGGTTATGCCAGCAAGATGACTCATATATCTACAGGTGGCGGTGCCAGCTTAGAGTACCTTCAAGGCGAAAAGTTACCTGGTTTAGAAATCCTAAGACCTCGTAAACAAAGTGAACAGGTGTCCTAA
- the tpiA gene encoding triose-phosphate isomerase, producing MAKKIFAANWKLNKTPEEAREFVINLKNETFKIEGFFDKCEVILFPSAFSLEAVSTLCAGTAIGFGPQNIYSQNSGAFTGENSAEVAKSLRSEFILIGHSERREIFKEADADLNKKHLLTQQLGLTSVFCIGENLEQREAGKTLEVCLAQLEKGLQGANKSERLIVAYEPVWAIGTGKVATVEQVAEVHQKLHDELVSKGYASVQLLYGGSVKPDNAAELLKINYVDGFLIGGAALKVESFLQICNKA from the coding sequence ATGGCTAAAAAGATTTTTGCGGCGAATTGGAAGCTCAATAAAACCCCAGAAGAGGCCCGTGAGTTCGTCATTAACTTGAAGAATGAAACTTTTAAAATCGAAGGCTTTTTTGATAAGTGCGAAGTGATTTTATTCCCTTCTGCATTTTCGTTGGAAGCTGTTTCGACTTTATGTGCAGGTACAGCCATAGGCTTCGGTCCGCAAAATATCTACTCACAAAACTCGGGCGCTTTTACTGGTGAAAATTCAGCTGAGGTTGCGAAGTCTTTACGTTCAGAGTTTATTTTAATAGGTCATAGCGAACGCCGTGAAATTTTTAAAGAGGCAGATGCAGACTTAAATAAAAAACACTTACTGACACAACAGTTAGGTCTAACTTCGGTTTTCTGTATCGGTGAAAATCTAGAACAACGTGAAGCTGGCAAAACTCTTGAGGTTTGCTTAGCCCAATTAGAAAAAGGTCTTCAGGGAGCTAATAAATCGGAAAGACTTATTGTGGCCTATGAGCCTGTATGGGCCATTGGAACAGGAAAAGTCGCGACAGTTGAACAGGTCGCTGAAGTTCACCAAAAGCTACATGATGAGTTAGTATCTAAAGGATACGCCAGTGTTCAACTTCTTTATGGTGGAAGTGTAAAACCAGATAATGCTGCCGAATTATTAAAAATCAATTACGTTGATGGATTTTTAATAGGTGGAGCCGCTCTTAAAGTAGAATCATTTTTACAAATTTGTAATAAAGCCTAA